One window from the genome of Ananas comosus cultivar F153 linkage group 13, ASM154086v1, whole genome shotgun sequence encodes:
- the LOC109719587 gene encoding cation/H(+) antiporter 15-like isoform X2, translating to MSLALPTTVNQSAVKPISNACYDNNQVNSQGIFLGDQPLKFALPLFLLEISIIFLATSAAHFILRRVGQCRFTSQMLIGIFLGPSVLGHSVKFRRAIFPERGNYILETVSLVSLILFLFSTGIKTDLSLVRKPGRRAVAIGVAGSVLPLALSLAIFYSLRSTFPDDLRRSNLIFDLSVRLSLSSFPVIADALGELRLLNSELGRIAMSAALITDICSWFMWTAFIAVGLVAKANSPTTAAEIVVSFLAFTLFVVAVCKPAAAWIVKKQTPAGELLGEGYFVGFVMLALLSALVTELIGFKYMLGPFMLGLVLPGGMPLGVTMTERMDSFFTAIFLPIYIVLAGYRADFAELNDVKGWSMVELVVALCFVGKLVGSAAVALYYEMPVQDAFCVGLMLNFKGVVEIAFISNWGNAQRVTVDHYTILIISMLVITAVSTPLVKLVYNPTARFLVHKRRTIEHAKPHSELRLLACLHNEDHVAPVLDLLEASAPSRDLPVSLAVLHLTELSGRSASYLRPHKQPRRRPGSSNSHNHSHQQHHQAPSASDRIVNAFRYFEQQQAAPGAVAVHPFVCAAPFATMHHDVCALALNRKARLVLLPFHKHSDGARETARNAFQAVNRAVLRFAPCSVAVLVDRALPAGGAATCARTNSLLQRAAVYFLGGPDDREALALAARMAAGGAVSLTVVRFRLRLRCAAGEDADADADAEDEAAVEGFRERHAGSERVVYTERMVEDGEGTAGVMRGMSEKFDLVVVGRGGREDESGLTSGLSEWSECPELGVVGDMLASTDFGGKLSILVVQQQERLRSEHHHHTNGPQEEEVKNVLIHGPR from the exons ATGTCGCTCGCGTTACCAACCACCGTCAACCAGTCGGCTGTAAAGCCAATAAGCAATGCCTGCTATGACAACAACCAGGTGAACTCACAAGGCATCTTTCTCGGCGACCAGCCCCTCAAGTTTGCGCtccccctcttcctcctcgaGATCTCCATCATCTTCCTCGCCACTAGTGCTGCCCACTTCATCCTTCGCCGCGTTGGCCAATGCCGCTTCACCTCCCAGATGCTA ATTGGCATATTCTTGGGCCCGTCGGTGCTCGGCCACAGCGTCAAGTTCCGACGGGCCATCTTTCCGGAGCGCGGCAACTACATCCTCGAAACCGTCTCCCTCGTCAGCCtgattctttttctcttctccacTGGCATCAAGACCGACCTCTCCCTCGTCCGTAAGCCGGGCCGCCGCGCCGTCGCCATTGGCGTTGCCGGCTCCGTCCTCCCCCTCGCCCTTTCCCTCGCCATCTTCTACTCGCTCCGCTCCACATTCCCCGACGACCTGCGCCGGTCCAACCTCATCTTCGACCTCTCCGTGCGCCTTTCCCTCTCCTCCTTCCCTGTCATCGCGGACGCCCTCGGCGAGCTCCGCCTCCTCAACTCGGAGCTCGGCCGCATCGCCATGTCCGCCGCCCTCATCACCGACATCTGCAGCTGGTTCATGTGGACCGCCTTCATCGCCGTCGGCCTCGTCGCCAAGGCCAACAGTCCCACAACGGCCGCAGAGATTGTCGTCTCATTCCTTGCATTCACGCTCTTCGTCGTGGCCGTCTGCAAGCCGGCTGCAGCCTGGATAGTCAAGAAGCAGACTCCCGCAGGAGAACTGCTCGGCGAGGGCTACTTTGTCGGGTTCGTGATGCTCGCGCTATTGTCGGCGCTGGTAACGGAGTTGATAGGGTTTAAGTACATGCTCGGACCCTTCATGCTAGGACTGGTGCTGCCCGGGGGGATGCCGCTGGGGGTGACGATGACGGAGAGGATGGACTCGTTCTTCACGGCAATATTCCTGCCGATATACATCGTGCTGGCCGGATACCGGGCCGACTTTGCGGAGCTGAACGACGTGAAGGGGTGGTCGATGGTGGAGCTCGTGGTGGCGCTCTGCTTCGTGGGGAAGCTCGTGGGCTCGGCCGCGGTCGCGCTGTACTACGAAATGCCCGTGCAGGACGCCTTCTGCGTGGGGCTCATGCTCAACTTCAAAGGCGTCGTCGAGATCGCCTTCATCAGCAACTGGGGCAACGCGCAG AGGGTGACGGTGGACCACTACACCATCCTGATCATTTCCATGCTGGTGATCACGGCGGTGTCGACGCCGCTGGTGAAGCTGGTGTACAACCCGACGGCGCGCTTCCTGGTGCACAAGCGGCGCACGATCGAGCACGCGAAGCCGCACTCGGAGCTGCGCCTGCTGGCGTGCCTGCACAACGAGGACCACGTGGCCCCGGTGCTGGACCTGCTGGAGGCCTCGGCGCCCTCCCGCGACCTCCCCGTCtccctcgccgtcctccacctCACGGAGCTCTCCGGGCGATCCGCCTCCTACCTCCGCCCCCACAAGcagccccgccgccgccccggaTCCTCCAATTCGCACAACCACAGCCACCAGCAGCACCACCAGGCCCCCTCGGCCTCCGACCGCATCGTCAACGCCTTCCGCTACTTCGAGCAGCAGCAGGCGGCGCCGGGGGCCGTGGCCGTGCACCCGTTCGTCTGCGCGGCGCCGTTCGCGACCATGCACCACGACGTCTGCGCGCTGGCGCTGAACCGCAAGGCGCGCCTGGTGCTGCTCCCCTTCCACAAGCACTCCGACGGCGCGCGCGAGACGGCGCGGAACGCCTTCCAGGCCGTGAACCGCGCGGTGCTGCGCTTCGCGCCCTGCTCGGTGGCCGTGCTGGTCGACCGCGCCCTCCCCGCCGGCGGCGCCGCCACCTGCGCGCGCACCAACAGCCTCCTCCAGCGCGCCGCCGTCTACTTCCTCGGCGGCCCCGACGACCGCGaggccctcgccctcgccgcccgCATGGCCGCCGGCGGCGCCGTGTCGCTGACCGTGGTCcgcttccgcctccgcctccgctgcgCCGCCGGGGAGGACGCGGACGCGGACGCGGACGCGGAGGACGAGGCGGCGGTGGAGGGGTTCAGGGAGCGGCACGCGGGGAGCGAGAGGGTGGTGTACACGGAGAGGATGGTGGAGGACGGGGAGGGCACGGCGGGGGTGATGCGGGGGATGAGCGAGAAGTTCGACCTGGTGGTGGTGGGGAGGGGCGGCAGGGAGGACGAGTCGGGGCTCACCAGCGGGCTGTCCGAGTGGAGCGAGTGCCCCGAGCTCGGCGTCGTCGGCGACATGCTCGCCTCCACCGACTTCGGCGGCAAGCTCTCCATCCTCGTCGTCCAGCAGCAGGAGCGCCTCCGATCCGAACACCATCATCATACTAATGGGCCTCAGGAAGAGGAGGTGAAGAATGTTTTGATCCACGGACCACGGTAG
- the LOC109719683 gene encoding pentatricopeptide repeat-containing protein At4g19440, chloroplastic-like: protein MISLLRPSHFLLSRRDLDPALCRATLSRLPPRRLEALLLELRPALRPKPALRLFSFAADRLGFRFTPRSYALLLDSLLRSDPRAPAAPARLLLARLLDPVNGAPLLLLDGNDDPSRRFTELVRAIADTVPPQDAPFAASIDALVHVCCTQFRSYGQGLAVEALSILADRGLCPSLKVCNILLSSLARSNDLANARQVFDGMQRFVAPDVYSYTPLIVVNCKNSEIDEAKRLFSEMERLGVLPSVVAYNALIDGLCKKGFLDEAFQFKEKMIKSSVEPSVVTFGILINGLVKLNQISDVGSVLKEMVGMGMEPNEVIYNTLIDWHCKMYQCAEALKLLDEMVSKGMEPNSVTYNSLAKGLCKAGEMEQAEYYFDEMLSNRMEIHVGLFNTIIFWLVTKASRLDSAARLFREMLLRNLRPNDSLMTTFIKELCKKGKIREAAELWFKLMEKGFGVSIVGSNALIHGLCDSGNIKEAIGLLNAMLGKGLVLDRVTYNTLIEGCCKDGKMDEGLKLRDDMVKRGIKPDIFTYNTLVHGFSKLSRMEEAIQLLDEIRNEGLVPDLFTFSSIIDGFCKIKDVRKAKFYFNQLIDWDLQPNVIIFNSLIGGYCRDDQISEARNLLDDMKRRGILPTTVTYCTLMHGLCNAGRVEEAKTILGQMMKNGLKLDVISYTTVISGYCKIGQMNEATKLFDEMCASGIAPNKLTYTALMQGYCKMSNNEEASKLLNEMVDRGIVPDAVTYNTLMSGLCKDGRMEETFSIADQMSQRGLKLDEVSHTILVHGVTRDWRQKEVASSTEGGIVKHGFGS, encoded by the coding sequence ATGATCTCCCTCCTCCGCCCTTCGCACTTTCTCCTCTCCCGGCGCGACCTCGACCCCGCCCTGTGCCGCGCCACGCTCTCGCGGCTGCCCCCGCGGCGCCTCGAGGcgctcctcctcgagctccgcCCCGCGCTCCGCCCCAAGCCCGCGCTCCGCCTCTTCTCCTTCGCCGCCGATCGCCTCGGCTTCCGCTTCACCCCGCGCTCCTACGCCCTCCTCCTCGACTCCCTCCTCCGATCCGATCCCCGCGCCCCGGCCGCCCCCGCGCGCCTCCTCCTCGCCCGCCTCCTCGACCCCGTCAATGGtgcccccctcctcctcctcgacggGAACGACGACCCCTCGCGGCGTTTCACCGAGCTGGTTCGGGCCATCGCCGATACCGTCCCCCCCCAGGACGCACCCTTCGCGGCTTCGATCGACGCCTTGGTCCACGTTTGTTGCACGCAGTTTAGGTCGTACGGCCAAGGGCTCGCTGTGGAGGCCCTCTCTATATTAGCCGATCGCGGGCTTTGCCCTAGTCTCAAAGTGTGTAACATTCTATTGTCCTCGCTCGCGAGGAGCAACGATCTTGCAAATGCCCGCCAAGTGTTCGATGGAATGCAGAGGTTTGTAGCTCCCGATGTTTACTCCTACACTCCTCTGATTGTTGTAAATTGCAAAAATAGCGAAATTGATGAGGCAAAGAGGTTGTTTTCGGAGATGGAGAGGTTGGGAGTTCTCCCCTCTGTCGTCGCCTACAATGCACTCATTGATGGGCTCTGCAAGAAAGGTTTTTTGGATGAGGCATTTCAGTTCAAAGAGAAGATGATTAAGAGCTCGGTGGAGCCGAGTGTTGTTACGTTCGGCATCCTGATCAATGGGTTGGttaaattgaatcaaattagtGATGTAGGTTCCGTTCTGAAGGAGATGGTGGGTATGGGTATGGAGCCGAATGAGGTTATCTACAACACTCTCATTGATTGGCATTGTAAGATGTATCAGTGCGCAGAGGCTCTTAAGTTGCTAGATGAGATGGTTTCTAAAGGTATGGAGCCGAACTCAGTCACGTACAACTCGCTCGCGAAAGGGTTGTGTAAGGCAGGAGAGATGGAGCAAGCAGAATATTATTTTGATGAAATGTTGTCGAACAGGATGGAGATACATGTTGGTCTTTTTAACACTATAATTTTCTGGCTTGTTACAAAGGCTTCTAGATTGGATTCTGCTGCAAGACTCTTTAGGGAGATGCTGCTGAGGAATTTAAGACCAAATGATTCTCTTATGACAACGTTTATTAAAGAGCTCTGCAAGAAAGGGAAGATTCGAGAGGCGGCAGAGTTATGGTTTAAGTTGATGGAGAAAGGTTTTGGCGTGAGCATAGTAGGTTCGAATGCTTTGATTCATGGGCTTTGTGATTCAGGAAATATCAAAGAGGCAATCGGCCTTCTCAATGCTATGCTTGGGAAGGGATTGGTATTGGATAGAGTAACATACAATACATTGATAGAAGGATGCTGCAAAGATGGAAAAATGGATGAAGGACTAAAGCTTCGAGATGACATGGTGAAAAGAGGAATTAAGCCAGATATTTTCACCTACAATACATTAGTACATGGCTTTTCCAAATTGAGTAGAATGGAAGAGGCCATTCAGCTTTTAGATGAGATTAGGAATGAGGGTTTGGTTCCAGACCTCTTCACATTTAGTTCAATAATAGATGGGTTTTGCAAAATAAAGGATGTTCGTAAAGCAAAGTTCTACTTCAACCAGTTGATAGATTGGGATTTACAGCCAAATGTCATTATTTTCAATTCGCTCATTGGTGGTTACTGCAGGGACGATCAAATTTCTGAAGCCAGAAATCTTTTAGATGATATGAAGAGGAGAGGTATTCTTCCTACTACGGTGACCTACTGTACCCTTATGCATGGTTTGTGCAATGCTGGTCGTGTAGAAGAGGCTAAGACTATTCTTGGACAGATGATGAAAAATGGTTTGAAACTCGATGTAATAAGCTATACAACTGTAATCAGTGGGTATTGTAAAATAGGTCAAATGAATGAAGCAACGAAACTTTTTGATGAAATGTGTGCTAGTGGTATTGCTCCGAATAAGCTTACATACACTGCCCTGATGCAGGGATACTGCAAAATGAGCAATAATGAAGAAGCATCTAAACTTCTAAATGAAATGGTGGACAGAGGAATTGTTCCAGATGCTGTCACTTACAACACATTAATGTCAGGGCTTTGTAAAGATGGCAGAATGGAGGAGACCTTTAGTATAGCCGATCAGATGTCTCAAAGAGGTTTGAAGTTGGATGAAGTTTCTCATACAATATTAGTTCACGGAGTAACTAGAGATTGGCGTCAAAAGGAAGTTGCTTCTTCTACTGAAGGAGGAATTGTTAAGCATGGATTTGGCTCATAG
- the LOC109719598 gene encoding protein RETICULATA-RELATED 5, chloroplastic-like, which produces MMPHVQRGDFARFLGAPPSPPTTHRAPRTLHSPRRFPPARPLAAAAADRRSSGDDGSETRRALSGTRREIILLPSLAIAIGSLHSAAMAAAEEKPPSAPSPTAAPSPSAEKDNEKEKEKREEEGEIQSRVYDAAVIGEPEAVGKDKRRVWEKLMSARVVYLGEAELVPDRDDRDLELEIVKNLRNRCSELEQQRSISLALEAFPCNLQEQLDLFIDRRIDGASLRSYASHWPPQHWQEYEPLLNYCRDNGIKLVACGTPLEVLRTVQAGGIRGLSKSERKLYAPPAGSGFISGFTSMTGRSLIDKISSNHSRPFGPGSYLSAQARVVDDYTMSQNIMQAIIDGGSSGMLVVVTGASHVICGARGVGIPARISKKLQKKNQVVILLDPERQEIRREGEIPVADFLWYSAAKTCSRNCFDRAEIARVMNAAGRRREALPQDLQKGLDLGVVSPEILQNFFDLEKYPVVAELIHRFQGFRERLLADPKFLHRLAIEEAISITTTLLAQYERRKGRFFEEIDYVLTDTIRGSVVDFFTVWLPAPTLSFLSYADDSSLENLELVKGLLGSIPDNAFQKSAVGKDWSVNQRFASVLIGGMKLAGVGFVSSIGAGVASDVLYAIRRALRTSFTVNEGRKRSPILKSAVVYGSFLGTSANLRYQIIAGIVEHRLSEHLLSYYNQPFLANMLSFVVRTINSYWGTQQWVDLARFTGLQPQKKEQSSAQISNTPEIPLLECSATLDESNNQSSDDGSNL; this is translated from the exons ATGATGCCCCACGTTCAACGCGGCGATTTTGCGCGATTCCTCGGCGCTCCCCCTTCTCCTCCCACCACGCACCGCGCACCTCGAACCCTTCACTCCCCTCGTCGTTTCCCTCCGGCGAGgcccctcgccgccgccgccgcagatCGCCGGAGCTCCGGGGACGATGGCTCCGAGACCCGCCGAGCCCTCTCCGGGACGCGGCGCGAGATCATCCTCCTCCCCTCCTTGGCCATTGCCATCGGCTCCCTCCACTCCGccgccatggcggcggcggaggagaaacCCCCGTCCGCGCCTTCCCCCACCGCCGCCCCTTCTCCGAGCGCGGAGAAGGATAacgagaaggagaaggagaagagggaggaggagggggagatcCAATCTAGGGTTTACGACGCGGCGGTGATCGGGGAGCCCGAGGCGGTGGGGAAGGACAAGAGGAGGGTGTGGGAGAAGCTGATGAGCGCGCGCGTGGTCTACTTGGGCGAGGCCGAGCTCGTCCCCGATCGAGACGATAGGGATTTGGAGCTGGAGATTGTGAAGAATCTCCGAAATCGCTGCTCGGAGCTGGAGCAGCAGCGATcgatctctctcgctctcgagGCCTTCCCCTGTAATCTTCAAGAACAGCTTGATCTATTCATCGATCGAag AATTGATGGGGCGAGCTTAAGATCGTACGCCTCTCACTGGCCGCCTCAGCATTGGCAAGAGTATGAACCTCTTTTGAACTACTGTCGCGATAACGGCATCAAGCTTGTTGCTTGTGGTACTCCGCTTGAG gttcTAAGAACTGTTCAAGCTGGAGGGATTCGAGGCCTTTCTAAGTCGGAACGCAAGCTATATGCTCCACCAGCCGGTTCGGGCTTCATTTCCGGCTTCACATCTATGACCGGCAGGTCACTTATAGACAAGATCTCGTCAAATCACTCTCGTCCTTTTGGCCCTGGTTCCTACTTATCTGCACAGGCAAGAGTCGTTGACGATTATACTATGTCCCAGAATATCATGCAAGCGATAATTGATGGAGGCTCTTCAGGTATGCTTGTAGTTGTGACTGGCGCGAGCCATGTCATTTGTGGTGCGAGAGGGGTCGGAATTCCAGCTAGAATATCAAAGAAATTGCAGAAGAAAAACCAAGTGGTTATATTACTAGATCCTGAGAGGCAAGAAATAAGGAGAGAAGGTGAAATCCCTGTTGCTGATTTCTTGTGGTATTCAGCTGCTAAGACTTGCAGTAGAAATTGCTTTGATCGGGCCGAGATTGCTCGGGTAATGAATGCAGCTGGTAGGAGGCGAGAAGCTCTTCCTCAG GATCTTCAGAAAGGATTGGATCTCGGTGTAGTATCACCTGAGATTTTGCAAAACTTTTTCGACCTTGAGAAATATCCTGTTGTTGCTGAACTCATTCACCGATTCCAA GGTTTCCGCGAAAGACTATTGGCAGATCCGAAATTCCTACATAGATTAGCGATAGAAGAGGCTATATCGATAACGACAACACTCTTAGCACAATATGAAAGACGAAAAGGGCGTTTCTTTGAAGAGATTGACTACGTTCTTACCGATACTATAAGAGGCTCTGTTGTCGATTTCTTCACTGTGTGGCTTCCTGCTCCAACTCTATCATTCCTGTCTTATGCTGATGATAGCTCTTTGGAAAACTTAGAATTGGTTAAAGGGCTTTTAGGATCCATTCCAGACAATGCCTTCCAAAAAAGTGCTGTTGGAAAGGACTGGAGTGTGAATCAGAGGTTTGCATCGGTGCTAATTGGTGGCATGAAACTTGCTGGCGTTGGGTTTGTCTCTAGTATCGGAGCTGGAGTTGCTTCAGATGTCTTGTACGCAATTCGCCGAGCTTTAAGAACTTCATTCACTGTAAACGAAGGGCGTAAAAGATCTCCCATACTGAAATCAGCAGTTGTTTATGGGAGCTTTCTGGGAACATCGGCAAACCTACGATACCAG ATAATTGCTGGAATAGTGGAACATCGGCTTTCAGAGCATTTACTATCGTATTACAATCAGCCATTTCTTGCTAATATGTTGTCTTTTGTTGTTCGCACTATCAACTCATACTGGGGAACACAG CAATGGGTCGATCTTGCTCGATTCACTGGATTGCAGCCACAGAAGAAAGAACAAAGTTCTGCTCAAATTTCCAATACACCTGAAATTCCGCTACTAGAGTGCAGCGCGACTTTAGACGAAAGCAATAATCAGTCAAGCGACGATGGCTCCAATTTATAG
- the LOC109719587 gene encoding cation/H(+) antiporter 15-like isoform X1, with the protein MSLALPTTVNQSAVKPISNACYDNNQVNSQGIFLGDQPLKFALPLFLLEISIIFLATSAAHFILRRVGQCRFTSQMLVSMIGIFLGPSVLGHSVKFRRAIFPERGNYILETVSLVSLILFLFSTGIKTDLSLVRKPGRRAVAIGVAGSVLPLALSLAIFYSLRSTFPDDLRRSNLIFDLSVRLSLSSFPVIADALGELRLLNSELGRIAMSAALITDICSWFMWTAFIAVGLVAKANSPTTAAEIVVSFLAFTLFVVAVCKPAAAWIVKKQTPAGELLGEGYFVGFVMLALLSALVTELIGFKYMLGPFMLGLVLPGGMPLGVTMTERMDSFFTAIFLPIYIVLAGYRADFAELNDVKGWSMVELVVALCFVGKLVGSAAVALYYEMPVQDAFCVGLMLNFKGVVEIAFISNWGNAQRVTVDHYTILIISMLVITAVSTPLVKLVYNPTARFLVHKRRTIEHAKPHSELRLLACLHNEDHVAPVLDLLEASAPSRDLPVSLAVLHLTELSGRSASYLRPHKQPRRRPGSSNSHNHSHQQHHQAPSASDRIVNAFRYFEQQQAAPGAVAVHPFVCAAPFATMHHDVCALALNRKARLVLLPFHKHSDGARETARNAFQAVNRAVLRFAPCSVAVLVDRALPAGGAATCARTNSLLQRAAVYFLGGPDDREALALAARMAAGGAVSLTVVRFRLRLRCAAGEDADADADAEDEAAVEGFRERHAGSERVVYTERMVEDGEGTAGVMRGMSEKFDLVVVGRGGREDESGLTSGLSEWSECPELGVVGDMLASTDFGGKLSILVVQQQERLRSEHHHHTNGPQEEEVKNVLIHGPR; encoded by the exons ATGTCGCTCGCGTTACCAACCACCGTCAACCAGTCGGCTGTAAAGCCAATAAGCAATGCCTGCTATGACAACAACCAGGTGAACTCACAAGGCATCTTTCTCGGCGACCAGCCCCTCAAGTTTGCGCtccccctcttcctcctcgaGATCTCCATCATCTTCCTCGCCACTAGTGCTGCCCACTTCATCCTTCGCCGCGTTGGCCAATGCCGCTTCACCTCCCAGATGCTAGTGAGTATG ATTGGCATATTCTTGGGCCCGTCGGTGCTCGGCCACAGCGTCAAGTTCCGACGGGCCATCTTTCCGGAGCGCGGCAACTACATCCTCGAAACCGTCTCCCTCGTCAGCCtgattctttttctcttctccacTGGCATCAAGACCGACCTCTCCCTCGTCCGTAAGCCGGGCCGCCGCGCCGTCGCCATTGGCGTTGCCGGCTCCGTCCTCCCCCTCGCCCTTTCCCTCGCCATCTTCTACTCGCTCCGCTCCACATTCCCCGACGACCTGCGCCGGTCCAACCTCATCTTCGACCTCTCCGTGCGCCTTTCCCTCTCCTCCTTCCCTGTCATCGCGGACGCCCTCGGCGAGCTCCGCCTCCTCAACTCGGAGCTCGGCCGCATCGCCATGTCCGCCGCCCTCATCACCGACATCTGCAGCTGGTTCATGTGGACCGCCTTCATCGCCGTCGGCCTCGTCGCCAAGGCCAACAGTCCCACAACGGCCGCAGAGATTGTCGTCTCATTCCTTGCATTCACGCTCTTCGTCGTGGCCGTCTGCAAGCCGGCTGCAGCCTGGATAGTCAAGAAGCAGACTCCCGCAGGAGAACTGCTCGGCGAGGGCTACTTTGTCGGGTTCGTGATGCTCGCGCTATTGTCGGCGCTGGTAACGGAGTTGATAGGGTTTAAGTACATGCTCGGACCCTTCATGCTAGGACTGGTGCTGCCCGGGGGGATGCCGCTGGGGGTGACGATGACGGAGAGGATGGACTCGTTCTTCACGGCAATATTCCTGCCGATATACATCGTGCTGGCCGGATACCGGGCCGACTTTGCGGAGCTGAACGACGTGAAGGGGTGGTCGATGGTGGAGCTCGTGGTGGCGCTCTGCTTCGTGGGGAAGCTCGTGGGCTCGGCCGCGGTCGCGCTGTACTACGAAATGCCCGTGCAGGACGCCTTCTGCGTGGGGCTCATGCTCAACTTCAAAGGCGTCGTCGAGATCGCCTTCATCAGCAACTGGGGCAACGCGCAG AGGGTGACGGTGGACCACTACACCATCCTGATCATTTCCATGCTGGTGATCACGGCGGTGTCGACGCCGCTGGTGAAGCTGGTGTACAACCCGACGGCGCGCTTCCTGGTGCACAAGCGGCGCACGATCGAGCACGCGAAGCCGCACTCGGAGCTGCGCCTGCTGGCGTGCCTGCACAACGAGGACCACGTGGCCCCGGTGCTGGACCTGCTGGAGGCCTCGGCGCCCTCCCGCGACCTCCCCGTCtccctcgccgtcctccacctCACGGAGCTCTCCGGGCGATCCGCCTCCTACCTCCGCCCCCACAAGcagccccgccgccgccccggaTCCTCCAATTCGCACAACCACAGCCACCAGCAGCACCACCAGGCCCCCTCGGCCTCCGACCGCATCGTCAACGCCTTCCGCTACTTCGAGCAGCAGCAGGCGGCGCCGGGGGCCGTGGCCGTGCACCCGTTCGTCTGCGCGGCGCCGTTCGCGACCATGCACCACGACGTCTGCGCGCTGGCGCTGAACCGCAAGGCGCGCCTGGTGCTGCTCCCCTTCCACAAGCACTCCGACGGCGCGCGCGAGACGGCGCGGAACGCCTTCCAGGCCGTGAACCGCGCGGTGCTGCGCTTCGCGCCCTGCTCGGTGGCCGTGCTGGTCGACCGCGCCCTCCCCGCCGGCGGCGCCGCCACCTGCGCGCGCACCAACAGCCTCCTCCAGCGCGCCGCCGTCTACTTCCTCGGCGGCCCCGACGACCGCGaggccctcgccctcgccgcccgCATGGCCGCCGGCGGCGCCGTGTCGCTGACCGTGGTCcgcttccgcctccgcctccgctgcgCCGCCGGGGAGGACGCGGACGCGGACGCGGACGCGGAGGACGAGGCGGCGGTGGAGGGGTTCAGGGAGCGGCACGCGGGGAGCGAGAGGGTGGTGTACACGGAGAGGATGGTGGAGGACGGGGAGGGCACGGCGGGGGTGATGCGGGGGATGAGCGAGAAGTTCGACCTGGTGGTGGTGGGGAGGGGCGGCAGGGAGGACGAGTCGGGGCTCACCAGCGGGCTGTCCGAGTGGAGCGAGTGCCCCGAGCTCGGCGTCGTCGGCGACATGCTCGCCTCCACCGACTTCGGCGGCAAGCTCTCCATCCTCGTCGTCCAGCAGCAGGAGCGCCTCCGATCCGAACACCATCATCATACTAATGGGCCTCAGGAAGAGGAGGTGAAGAATGTTTTGATCCACGGACCACGGTAG